In Cicer arietinum cultivar CDC Frontier isolate Library 1 chromosome 7, Cicar.CDCFrontier_v2.0, whole genome shotgun sequence, the genomic window TTCTCTTGCAGGAACAGGTGGAAGCCAATTAGAAAAACGCTTGCACCCTCTAGAAGAGAAGATATAACAGGCTGAACTACTTTGCGGCGGGTACATATAAGCGCATATTAGAAAAACGCATACAAATAACACCAAGACAATAATCCACGTTGGCTTTTTCATATGAGGACGGTGGCGAGACCCAGGCAATAACTGCATATCACCCATGCCTAAACGCCAATCTTTATCTGACTTCATCTTCTAAGTAAATAACGCATCACAGTTTTCACCACCAAAAACTCTTCTTTTCCtccacacacacaaaaaacaaGGGGAGAAGATAGTCTACTCCCTAAAATGAACCCTAAATAGATTGATGCAGACAAATCTGaaaacaaaaacacataaagAAAGGTGCATTAGGCAGCAAATAAGTCACATTTTTTAAACTACTCAATCTTACACTGAAATTCAGTCCTAGCAAATACTAAACCATAAGCACCCTTAAAAAGCAATATTCAGGAACAGAAAAATACAAAAACCTAATCAATaaaggattaaaaataaaaatagaaaatatatagttCAATATTGAAATAGCCATCACAATACACAACAACCACCAAAAATCAAAGAGCAGCGCAAATCCCTGTTTATAGTATAGTAGTATACTCtacaatttgaatttgaaatagTATGCAATCAGAGAAAGTACAAAAACTGGAAATGAAAGAAAGAACTTAGAAATatactaatttaaaatttaaaataaaagatgctAGTACATCGTAATTTacaaatagaaaagaaaaaagaagatgaATTATGAGAGAGATGTAGTGTATACTAACCTGGAATGTTGAGGAAGATTGATTGATGAACGTAAATGACGAAATGAATAATATCAAATCTTGATAATGATTGGAAAAGAAAGATCAAGAGTTTGTGAGATGGgggaataataattaattataaaaaaaaaaaaaaagatttgaaaAAGAATAGTATGCGTTTTTGATTTGTGGGAAGGACTGTAAATGGAAAGCACGTCCTTCTTTGCTTCCTGTTAATGTTTGGGTCACTCAAATTATGAATGCCAAGCAGCGATTGGTGATTGGTGGTGGTGGCTACttcttcctttttatttttcttttcttttccttaatTCTATCTATTTTTTGCACCAATTATTTCACCAATCTAAATCAAACTTATTAATTGTCacaaataaatgttattaacatttttcaaaatattaaaaaggtCTAGTTAACTCCaagtaacattttttatttcataaaagaTTTTAATAAAACACTAGACtgaaaataaaacttatatttatGGAATAGTATTAGTATAGAAACTCATGAGTCGTACGCTATAGATCGCtcgttatatatatatatatatatatataaattttaatttggaattaaatattatataaatccTAATTCACAATGCATtattaataaatgatattataatatatattagttgACTTCACACAATAGTTTTATacttattatgtatttttaataaataattaaatttttgtagtagattaattgttgaaattaatatttttcaaaatattattatttattagatttttataattatttatagtcGTTGAATAATAGTTTAAATGATCACACTCAAAAAAgactctaaaaaaatttatattgttatttaaaagtttagttaatttcattcaattttataatttaaagtataaaaatatgaattatataaaaatagtaatcTAAGACGAcccaatattatatttatacgaatggtaataaaaaaattcatatactcataaaaattaatatttaattatcatcgtagtaatatttaatgaattttaattttagaatattaATAATTGTAGTTAAATATAggtaaatcaattaaaaaacatTCTTAATTGtgaatttaaagaaataattattttttaaataatgcatAAATAGATAGTATTATTTTGTAACTAAttgtaatacttaaatatattaGAAAAACGTAGATATCTAATATATATGATATTACAAAGTTTATTTTACAGAGGCCGTACAAAAGCGCTTAattcatataattatttattttattaaaatattttaaaatatatatacaacatgtttacaaatttaaaattttaattcttttattcgaaagaaatatataaataaatattatttatttttaactaaatattatatttaaaaaaagaatatttattgtaaaagatcaatttgaaattctagtaaaataattaaagtaaattatttagaatgtagtaaaaaataaatgggAATGTATGTTTGATTTagattcaaaaaatatttactttttagattaatgaattttataaattttgggtgTACTAAAACTAGTAACAACAAAGTGAaatatagaaagaaagaaaaaaaaactttatttatacttttttatattttattaattgtttttctcGTGATTCTGCTTCAGtgttttaacatatatatatatatatatatatatatatagtccaATTGCACATggtcttatttttatatatttttttatagttcaATTGCACATggtcttattttttatatattttttatgagggctatattgactaaaaaatattattaaaagatCAAAGTTCACTTTAATTAAAAgtccaaaaaacaaaaaagactcagaatttataaacaaaaacagATTTGATGAACAAAAAATAGGGTTTAgatttttgaaagaaacaaatcaGATTTGATGAACAGATGAAAGAGGGGTGTGAGTGAGACTCTCAAaagtttaataaatttgatacaGATTCACCAGAAGagtaaaaaaagaatttgatggTTCATCCAAGAGAATAAGGGAACTAATCACTCATAATTCACAGtaagtataatatatttaaaattgatcaaaGATGACCAAACAAGGAAAACATAGCTTCAACAGGAAGCAAGGTGACGCCCAAGATAGTGTGTGCAATTCCCATAATGGGCCTTGACCCATTTATATAAGTTGCACCCTCTTCTAGTGATATTTGCACCTATTAATCTAAGTAAATTTATCCTTATCACAAAATTAACCCAACtacatattaagaaaaataaaatttataaaataaaatagttaatgcCTCCACAATGAGCTCTTTAACAACTTGAAAGTTTTCGATCCATTTGAAGATTGGTTCTTCATAGTTGGACTTGAgtgtaataatttatttgttttggacCTTGTCATTGAGCCCTCTACTGTATACATCCATCTCACTAAACCCAAACAGGCAAGAAAGATAAAAGTTTTCCCAAATTTCAATAATTAAGACAATGAAacatatttttctaattaaattaatttggttATCTCAGAGACATGGCTGAAAAGTGTCTTATCCCATCCAATCAAACTTGTTTTACAAAAAAGTATTCCAAAAAGGCAAGTGGACTAGTGGAGTGCCTACCTCATTATTAGAGGGACCATCATGGACATGGAGTATATATAAAGTTTAAAGCAAGCTTTTCAATTTTAGTTGAATTGAACTGCATTATTACTAGTGCCATACTGTATTTACAAGTTATCAATTGATTTCATTTTTGAGAaagttcaaattcaaattagtATAATTTGTCAACTGTTTTAATTTCTGCTTTAAAATTAGTATCATTTGTCAACTCTTAGGGTAGCCCAAGGATCAACacacaaaaattgatttaatttcataataaaGGCTTTTAAAACCATATATAATTTATCCATTTGAATATGAAATTAGTATCATTTGTCAACTGTTTTAATTTCCAAAAGTTGCCTTTTAAAACTCAAGTTGCCCTTTTGATTATCAAATTGTGAAACTCCACTTGTGTCTATGCATGTGCACAATCACACACACATACACATACATAcatgaatatatataataataccCAGACTAGACATGTATATTATTATTCACTACTTAGATTTGTTAGTCATAGAGAAAATGGGGGCATGTTATTCATACAACACGTCCCCTAAACTCAAAAACAATATCACAGTAATTCACTTCAATGGTTTTGTTGAGTATTTTGATCAACCAACTTCAGCAAGCCAAGTTATTGGAAATACACCAAAACACTTTCTTTGTACCTCAATTCAACTTCTTTCATCATTCTACAAACCATTGAAAGGAGATAGTCAACTCCAATCTGGTCAACTATATTTCCTTCTACCATTCTCAATACTACAAGCTTCTGATTTTTCTCCTGTTGATATGGCTTGTCTAGCAAAGAGGCTCACTGCAAAAGCCAAAATCAAGCcatgtgataataaaaaatctTCAACAGTTACTCCTTTACTTAGCCAAACAAATTGGACTACTTCTCCTGCAAGGAGTCCTTGTAGAATGCAGCCATGGAAACCTATTTTGGATACTATTACAGAAAAACCATTCAACACCAGAAGTGAATCAGATTTGCAAGATATCACTATCAATGTTTAGTAGATAATCTGTGTAATAATGATTAtaatcataatatattttagaatttgatGTGTCTGAATTTCCTATAGTTGTACTTACCATTGTCATTAGAAAACAGATTTTCTGCTGCAATTGTGTTGCACACAATCACCAATTTCGACCGTCCAATCTAAATcaatagttaaatttatttaaaattgatttattgattGTGTCATTTGAGTCGTCCAATCTCAAGTCAGTTACCAATATTTTGGTGCTACTTGATACTTTTACTACAGAGGATTCGGATCCATTGTTCTTAAAGTTTTAAAGAGATCcttaactttcatttttttttttatcaaaaaatgtcttaaaaaataaaactatattaaaaTGTGTGTATGTCAATTGAAcacataattaaatattaataaataatattaaaaaaaactatttatatgGTACATgtgttaattatatttatattaaaagcaTATATTTaggttcaatttattttaacaattatataaatattaagctttattttgtttataactAATATACATGCActgttaaatatttattgaaaaataattaaatattttttattagcaATTGAACggtatttttatcattatttattatttattgagttttatttttacttctgtgctttaattctaaattattgaatcacaatttttaaactttattcCGTGAAGTAAAGTGCCTGGTTAggttcagttttttttttaggcatgatttttgttttgatgtaaatttagttagttaatttttgtatttttctattgttttttcACCTTCAAGCAACGTTTGGACAGAGGAGCAAGAAGATATTTCAAGCCTTATCTTCTAATCATATTTCCGTTCTAAATAAGTTTCTTTATTTACTATTATGAGCCAAACTTGGATTTTCGAAGAGAGTTGACGATCGTTGTTCTTAACTCTTCGTTGGAATATTGATATATTTGCATACACTTCAAATTTCAGTGTCTCTTTACAACTTTAGGATAATAAAATTAGTGATATGTGATTCTCCTCTGATGTAAGACACATGTCCTTTTTAGTCGGCGATTGTGGTCATAGTTAGATATGTGAGTTATTGTGGACATCAATTTTAAATTCCTTTCCAGTATGAAGTATGCTCTAATTAAAAAAAGCTTCTATGTCGTTGTTTGCCGGATCGAGTCGATCTGAAGTGATCCAATTTTCATGATGAACTTGGACTATGAAATTCTGAGTCCAGCCCAAAACAATAAATTCAAGTGTAAATGCATAATTTACTTTATGGAATAAAGagcttgtttttattttctgtttctCTTGCCCTTCTTTTGCTCGATTACTTGCATCAAACAATTGGTTTTGGTTGATTAAACTTTTAATATACTTCATCTGTAATAAATTACTGACAGCTTAATCCCCATTCCCCTTTGTCAAGTTACTTTATTTTGGTGGTAGAACcacaaataaattcattttaaatttagcAAATGTTAACATGTGTCTCAAATATACATGTAATATAATGTGAAATTTTATCTTAGAATTCCTATattcaattctttaaaattttcatccaGCAAGAAGTAATTTTGGATATCTACTATGTAGtacataagtaaaaaaaattacagggCTATGATAGGGGCAGCAGGGACCCATTTATGAATGGGTGAACAATCACACTCCAATCCACTTTCATTACTGTAAGACACCAAAAAATTCTTAGGAGTCCAACCTTCCCCTATGCTCTCCCTTTCTCTCAACATTTTCCTCTGTCTTTCCTCCACACCTTGCTTTGCTTCTCTTGCTTTATCCCAGTCTTTGTTAATAATGGCTTGGGTCAACTCACTCCAAATAAGGGCTGATTCAGTTTGCCACACACCCTGATAGAACAAGAGAATCTTACTATGCCACATCCAATAAAATTAACATGCAACTTAATTACTGGAACAAAACTTATATCAATTTTGTTCTTTTAACAACTTAAatattctttattattaatgtaagCAGACCACTTTGATATGTGGTCTAAAGTGGACTAACACTGGAAAATAATTCAGCTTAATTGTTGCTCGTTCAACAAAAATAAGGGAAAACAAATATGTGTCAGTCAAAGCTGAACTCGTCGATTTGATATCATTCAATTTACCATCTTAGCAATAAGAAAGAGGATGGTCGTGAACTTCAACTTCCGAAAAGTGTTACTATCGTCATTAGAATTTTAGACAATTGTTAAGCACTGGTCCATCGTGGATCATATTTGGTATTGGTCCATTGAAGCACTCACctattaatctttttttttttttacaaaacactCACCTATTAatctaataataaaacaaagacatAATTTTCTTCTTCACTTTTAATATGGTACTGTACAATGAGTGCCAACCCAAGgccaaatctaataaaattaggGCTTTAGGCTtccaacaaataattaatttttcatgtaTATTTagatatcaaaaaaataaaatattaaatagtacaATAAGTAAAAGACCTCACAGTTGTAAAAAGATAcagatatttaattaaaatactttgtatctcataaaacaaaatgtagaatttaaataaaattatattgttattagtattaaaaggacctttattttttatcaagatCTTGCCTTAGAGTTTGCTTTAGGTCTCAATAAGTGTTGGACCAACCCAAAATACATTTTACTGAATACATTCATGTTTCATATCAGAAAGACTTCTGTAGGACATGCCAGGAAGAGCATGTTTCATTTCATAAACTAAAGGagcaatataattaataaataaatgaatcatACAAGCAAGAGGAATAAGTGCAGAAAATAGAAGTTAATTACCTCTGCATTCTTGACAGTAGGAGTTTTGAGGCCTGAAATGACTTCTTTTGCATCATATATTACTTTGACTTTCCCACTGTTTGAATCCTTCACTTTAACAGTACTAATACATATATGAAATTTGATAAGAAATGTGACACTAAAATATGTAGCATAATAATTCTTGAAAAATAAACCCAAGctcctttaataaaaaaaaaatgacattgacTTTTAAATACCTATCCCATTGACCATCAATTTCATATAGTACATTGGATGATGAAGAATCAAGGATCTTCCCTTTGATCAATTTACTATTCCCACCAAGTCCAAGAAAAGAATAGGATGAGTTGTAGGATAACTCAGCCACAAGGCCTGTTTCCGGGCACTTTATATTAACATTACCAACCCAATTAACTCCAGGAACTGGAAGAATTCTAATTGAGAGGCGAGGACAATTCATTTCATATGTTTCCCCATGATTTCTCAGCTTTAGCACCCGTTTTCCATGCACTTCAGCATCAATACATGTACCTAAAGTAAAGGGATATCATTTACAACTTGAAATTTACTTGAAACAGATTCAAactctcatcataaaattttattgcaatgatattaattaatataattaggAGTAAGTGTTGTGAATTTTTGAGATATATACCACGAAACTTAGGAACAGGTTGCTGGGACCATATCATTTCAATGTTTTCCTTCTCATCTGTTGCATGGAGGGCAGATACTGGAGGGTTGATGGAAACCTGCAGAGATAAAAAGTagcaataatattattatttaattgaatttatatcTTTAAACTATCCAATAAATTAAGATGAGCCAAATGTTAAGACTTAAACATAAGTTAACAGGGAGAGTTCGAACTAAAAGACTAGTCTATTAGGTGGAAGAGTCTCGCGACTTCTTCAGTACCATATTATGCATTTTTATCTACTAACTTTGCCACACTCTTTAAAAGACGACAACCATGTGGTAGTCCTAT contains:
- the LOC101506668 gene encoding oxysterol-binding protein-related protein 4B-like; the protein is MASQGKRQSKIVLTKPFSLEVDTTDLEPGYSYRAPNLISRLLSLLKNVRPGSDLTNLQLPPLFNFPKSQLQCYGESVYCTTSNSNLLTQCNNQQSPLERLTSVVAWSISTTRPTSFGVAPYNPILGETHHVSKGNLNVLLEQVSINPPVSALHATDEKENIEMIWSQQPVPKFRGTCIDAEVHGKRVLKLRNHGETYEMNCPRLSIRILPVPGVNWVGNVNIKCPETGLVAELSYNSSYSFLGLGGNSKLIKGKILDSSSSNVLYEIDGQWDSTVKVKDSNSGKVKVIYDAKEVISGLKTPTVKNAEGVWQTESALIWSELTQAIINKDWDKAREAKQGVEERQRKMLRERESIGEGWTPKNFLVSYSNESGLECDCSPIHKWVPAAPIIAL
- the LOC101506348 gene encoding uncharacterized protein, which encodes MYIIIHYLDLLVIEKMGACYSYNTSPKLKNNITVIHFNGFVEYFDQPTSASQVIGNTPKHFLCTSIQLLSSFYKPLKGDSQLQSGQLYFLLPFSILQASDFSPVDMACLAKRLTAKAKIKPCDNKKSSTVTPLLSQTNWTTSPARSPCRMQPWKPILDTITEKPFNTRSESDLQDITINV